A genomic segment from Canis lupus baileyi chromosome 13, mCanLup2.hap1, whole genome shotgun sequence encodes:
- the MOB3C gene encoding MOB kinase activator 3C isoform X1: MQPGSPTLHQLAHGVPLRSFHPGPCLLVGLQEAPATSLMVNKKTDEHLFGAQAQISGIHRSCPWTPGPRPSRAMALCLKQVFAKDKTFRPRKRFEPGTQRFELYKKAQASLKSGLDLRSVVRLPPGESIDDWIAVHVVDFFNRINLIYGTMAERCSETSCPVMAGGPRYEYRWQDERQYRRPAKLSAPRYMALLMDWIEGLINDEDVFPTRVGVPFPKNFQQVCTKILTRLFRVFVHVYIHHFDSILGMGAEAHVNTCYKHFYYFIREFSLVDQRELEPLREMTERICH; the protein is encoded by the exons ATGCAGCCAGGCTCTCCCACGCTGCACCAGCTGGCCCATGGGGTGCCCCTGAGGTCATTTCATCCAGGCCCCTGCCTCTTGGTGGGCCTGCAGGAAGCTCCCGCCACCTCTCTAATGGTCAACAAGAAGACAGATGAGCACCTGTTTGGAGCCCAGGCCCAGATCTCT GGCATCCACAGGTCCTGCCCCTGGACACCTGGCCCTCGGCCCAGCCGGGCCATGGCGCTGTGCCTGAAGCAGGTGTTCGCCAAGGACAAGACGTTCCGGCCTCGGAAGCGCTTCGAGCCAGGCACACAGCGCTTTGAGCTATATAAGAAGGCGCAGGCCTCGCTCAAGTCGGGCCTGGACCTGCGCAGCGTGGTGAGGCTGCCGCCGGGGGAGAGCATCGACGACTGGATCGCGGTGCACGTGGTGGACTTCTTCAATCGCATCAATCTCATCTACGGCACGATGGCCGAGCGCTGCAGCGAAACCAGCTGCCCAGTCATGGCCGGGGGGCCCCGCTACGAGTACCGCTGGCAGGACGAGCGCCAGTACCGGCGGCCCGCCAAGCTGTCGGCACCACGCTACATGGCCCTGCTCATGGACTGGATCGAGGGCCTCATCAACGACGAGGACGTCTTTCCCACTCGCGTTG GAGTTCCCTTCCCCAAGAACTTCCAGCAGGTCTGCACCAAGATCCTGACCCGCCTCTTCCGGGTCTTTGTCCATGTCTACATCCACCACTTCGACAGCATCCTCGGCATGGGGGCCGAAGCACACGTCAACACCTGCTACAAGCACTTCTACTACTTCATCCGCGAGTTCAGCCTGGTGGACCAGCGGGAGCTGGAACCACTG AGGGAGATGACAGAGCGTATCTGTCACTGA
- the MOB3C gene encoding MOB kinase activator 3C isoform X2 has product MALCLKQVFAKDKTFRPRKRFEPGTQRFELYKKAQASLKSGLDLRSVVRLPPGESIDDWIAVHVVDFFNRINLIYGTMAERCSETSCPVMAGGPRYEYRWQDERQYRRPAKLSAPRYMALLMDWIEGLINDEDVFPTRVGVPFPKNFQQVCTKILTRLFRVFVHVYIHHFDSILGMGAEAHVNTCYKHFYYFIREFSLVDQRELEPLREMTERICH; this is encoded by the exons ATGGCGCTGTGCCTGAAGCAGGTGTTCGCCAAGGACAAGACGTTCCGGCCTCGGAAGCGCTTCGAGCCAGGCACACAGCGCTTTGAGCTATATAAGAAGGCGCAGGCCTCGCTCAAGTCGGGCCTGGACCTGCGCAGCGTGGTGAGGCTGCCGCCGGGGGAGAGCATCGACGACTGGATCGCGGTGCACGTGGTGGACTTCTTCAATCGCATCAATCTCATCTACGGCACGATGGCCGAGCGCTGCAGCGAAACCAGCTGCCCAGTCATGGCCGGGGGGCCCCGCTACGAGTACCGCTGGCAGGACGAGCGCCAGTACCGGCGGCCCGCCAAGCTGTCGGCACCACGCTACATGGCCCTGCTCATGGACTGGATCGAGGGCCTCATCAACGACGAGGACGTCTTTCCCACTCGCGTTG GAGTTCCCTTCCCCAAGAACTTCCAGCAGGTCTGCACCAAGATCCTGACCCGCCTCTTCCGGGTCTTTGTCCATGTCTACATCCACCACTTCGACAGCATCCTCGGCATGGGGGCCGAAGCACACGTCAACACCTGCTACAAGCACTTCTACTACTTCATCCGCGAGTTCAGCCTGGTGGACCAGCGGGAGCTGGAACCACTG AGGGAGATGACAGAGCGTATCTGTCACTGA